The following coding sequences are from one Triticum aestivum cultivar Chinese Spring chromosome 5A, IWGSC CS RefSeq v2.1, whole genome shotgun sequence window:
- the LOC123102816 gene encoding O-fucosyltransferase 9 translates to MSVAPSARGGCGAAKAARRHQAGRAGGGRRRAAVVLLLLALAYAAGLLMFVLGGGGSVDGGGHAGVTVASLRRRRALAPSPPPPGSVYRSHIVFKRLWPDIRDDAASASTATSASVSTSSPWRRSMLMTSRYPNSGELWMPCVKRRLIPSDLPTSNGYLIVEANGGLNQQRLSICDAVAVASLLNATLVIPIFHLNSVWRDPSKFSDIFDEDRFIGTLRQHVRVVKELPKDVLLRFNHNISSIPNMRTKAYSSPDHYVQKVLPKLMELGVVRIAPFSNRLAQSVPSNIQALRCLVNYEALRFAEPIRVLADDMVVRMMKRSSLAGGKYVSVHLRFEEDMVAFSCCTYDGGRKEKIEMENARERSWRGKFHRPGRVINPEANRRDGKCPLTPLEVGMMLRGMGFDNTTFLYVASGKIYNAAKYMAPLGQMFPLLQTKDTLALSEELAKFEGYSSRLAALDYTICVQSEVFVTTQGGNFPHFLMGHRRYLLGGNAKTIKPDKRKLVLSFDDPNIRWSRFKHHMLEILHHSDIRGIAFRKPNDSIYTFPMPDCMCQQDGI, encoded by the exons ATGTCCGTCGCCCCGTCGGCGCGCGGCGGCTGCGGTGCCGCCAAGGCCGCGCGGCGCCACCAGGCAGGGCGCGCTGGCGGAGGGAGGCGCCGCGCCGCCGTGGTCCTCCTTCTCCTCGCGCTGGCATACGCGGCGGGGCTGCTCATGTTCGTCTTAGGAGGCGGAGGTTCTGTCGACGGCGGCGGCCACGCGGGCGTGACGGTGGCATCGTTacggcggcggcgcgcgctcgCCCCGTCCCCACCGCCGCCGGGATCGGTTTACCGCAGCCACATCGTGTTTAAGCGGCTATGGCCGGACATACGCGACGACGCCGCGTCCGCTTCGACCGCCACCTCCGCTTCCGTCTCCACCTCCTCTCCATGGCGTCGCAGCATG TTAATGACATCACGTTATCCAAATTCTGGAGAGCTATGGATGCCATGCGTCAAGAGGAGGCTGATTCCATCAG ATTTGCCGACTTCAAATGGGTATCTCATAGTTGAAGCAAATGGTGGTCTGAATCAACAGCGTCTTTCT ATCTGCGATGCAGTTGCTGTGGCCAGCTTGCTTAATGCAACTCTTGTGATCCCAATATTTCATTTGAATAGCGTTTGGCGTGATCCTAG CAAATTTAGTGATATTTTTGATGAAGATCGTTTTATCGGGACACTCAGACAACATGTAAGAGTTGTGAAGGAACTCCCAAAAGATGTTCTGCTGCGTTTCAATCATAATATAAGCAGCATACCAAATATGCGAACTAAAGCCTACTCATCCCCAGATCATTATGTTCAGAAGGTGCTTCCGAAATTAATGGAGTTAGG GGTTGTGCGCATTGCCCCATTCTCGAATAGATTGGCTCAGTCAGTTCCATCGAATATCCAGGCCTTGAGGTGTTTGGTAAACTACGAGGCTCTGCGGTTTGCCGAACCAATAAGGGTTCTTGCAGACGATATGGTTGTTCGAATGATGAAAAGGAGTTCTTTGGCTGGTGGGAAATATGTCTCGGTGCATCTCCGTTTCGAAGAG GATATGGTAGCCTTTTCATGCTGTACATATGATGGTGGCCGGAAGGAGAAAATTGAAATGGAAAATGCCCGTGAAAGGAGCTGGAGAGGGAAGTTTCACCGACCTGGTCGAGTTATCAATCCCGAGGCAAACAGAAGGGATGGGAAATGCCCGCTTACTCCTCTAGAG GTTGGCATGATGCTGCGAGGCATGGGGTTTGACAATACAACTTTCCTCTACGTTGCCTCCGGTAAAATATACAATGCTGCAAAATACATGGCTCCCCTTGGCCAGATGTTCCCTCTTTTACAGACCAAGGACACTCTTGCATTGTCTGAAGAGCTTGCTAAGTTTGAG GGGTACTCTTCTCGGTTAGCAGCATTAGATTACACCATCTGTGTTCAGAGCGAAGTGTTTGTGACGACTCAAGGGGGGAACTTCCCTCACTTTTTGATGGGACACAGGCGTTACCTGTTAGGAGGGAATGCAAAGACAATAAAACCCGACAAACGGAAGCTGGTCTTATCTTTTGACGACCCAAATATCAG ATGGAGTCGATTCAAGCACCACATGCTGGAAATACTGCACCATAGTGACATAAGGGGCATCGCATTCAGGAAACCTAATGATTCCATATATACCTTCCCAATGCCTGATTGCATGTGCCAACAAGATGGAATATGA